From a region of the Streptomyces sp. NBC_00193 genome:
- a CDS encoding GNAT family N-acetyltransferase, whose product MNGRTTHDEARTPEAADGGGKVVLREAGEADLDTAAELFRGYLEFYEVEVEDPERPRAFLAERLAGGDSFILLAEVPGAGTVGFTQVYPMFSSLAMKPAWLLGDLYVAPAGRRTGAGRALLREVLRRAREAGVSGVQLETAYDNLVAQGLYEAEGFVREEFHMYFHDLSETGSETGSEAGSEAGSGTDAGAVSASV is encoded by the coding sequence ATGAACGGTCGGACGACGCACGACGAGGCCCGCACCCCGGAGGCCGCCGACGGCGGGGGCAAGGTGGTCCTGCGCGAGGCGGGCGAGGCGGATCTGGACACCGCCGCCGAGCTCTTCCGCGGCTACCTGGAGTTCTACGAGGTGGAGGTCGAGGACCCGGAGCGCCCGCGTGCCTTCCTGGCGGAGCGGCTGGCGGGCGGCGACTCCTTCATCCTGCTCGCCGAGGTCCCGGGTGCGGGCACGGTCGGCTTCACGCAGGTCTACCCGATGTTCTCCTCGCTGGCCATGAAGCCCGCGTGGCTGCTGGGCGACCTGTACGTGGCGCCCGCCGGCCGCCGTACGGGCGCGGGCCGCGCGCTGCTGCGCGAGGTGCTGCGCCGGGCGCGGGAGGCCGGGGTCTCGGGCGTGCAGCTGGAGACGGCGTACGACAACCTCGTCGCGCAGGGGCTGTACGAGGCGGAGGGGTTCGTCCGCGAGGAGTTCCACATGTACTTCCACGACCTCTCCGAGACGGGCTCCGAGACGGGCTCCGAAGCGGGCTCCGAGGCGGGCTCGGGAACGGACGCCGGGGCCGTTTCCGCATCGGTCTGA
- a CDS encoding ATP-binding protein encodes MLEPLRQGLPPVDPTAVSGSASCALPARLEAVRGARTFTRSTLSQWGLDDRFDDVSLVVSELVTNALRHALPDDSRPAPGESEPPVRLHLMRWSTRLVCAVRDPSEDRPGGCFAPEATERNSDLESGRGLFLVDAYSDSWGWHPLAGRLTGKVVWALFTLQD; translated from the coding sequence ATGCTCGAGCCGTTACGGCAGGGGCTTCCCCCGGTCGACCCCACGGCTGTCTCCGGGTCCGCGTCCTGCGCCCTCCCCGCCCGCCTCGAAGCGGTCCGCGGTGCACGCACCTTCACCCGTTCCACGCTGTCCCAGTGGGGCCTCGACGACCGGTTCGACGACGTGTCCCTGGTCGTCTCCGAACTCGTCACCAACGCGCTGCGCCACGCCCTACCGGACGACTCCCGGCCGGCCCCGGGCGAGAGCGAGCCGCCGGTGCGCCTCCACCTGATGCGGTGGAGCACCCGGCTGGTGTGCGCGGTGCGGGACCCCAGCGAGGACCGGCCCGGCGGGTGCTTCGCGCCGGAGGCGACGGAGCGCAACAGCGACCTGGAGTCCGGGCGCGGGCTCTTCCTCGTCGACGCCTACAGCGACAGCTGGGGCTGGCACCCGCTCGCGGGGCGACTGACCGGCAAGGTGGTCTGGGCGCTGTTCACGCTCCAGGACTGA
- a CDS encoding helix-turn-helix domain-containing protein, producing MSAGHTEVTAPEPVVSCDDDCGIRDVLDRLGDRWSVLVVVQLAAGPLRFNALQRSLEGVSQRMLTLTVRRLERDGLVRRTVYPTVPPQVEYELTALGHSLTHLVKGLADWSLAHRPQIAAARAEWDEEKAQQAVMPS from the coding sequence ATGTCAGCAGGGCACACGGAAGTAACCGCCCCCGAACCGGTGGTGAGCTGCGACGACGACTGCGGGATCCGCGACGTCCTCGACCGGCTCGGCGACAGGTGGTCGGTCCTCGTCGTCGTCCAGCTCGCCGCCGGACCCCTGCGCTTCAACGCCCTGCAGCGGTCCCTGGAGGGCGTCTCCCAGCGGATGCTGACCCTCACCGTCCGCCGCCTGGAGCGCGACGGACTCGTCCGGCGGACCGTGTACCCGACCGTGCCGCCGCAGGTCGAGTACGAGCTGACCGCGCTCGGCCACAGCCTGACCCACCTCGTGAAGGGCCTCGCCGACTGGTCCCTGGCCCACCGTCCGCAGATCGCGGCCGCCCGGGCCGAATGGGACGAGGAGAAGGCCCAGCAGGCGGTCATGCCAAGCTGA
- a CDS encoding helix-turn-helix transcriptional regulator: MRFRTYPSTAWGGAGLVTAEASGSVVRRILLGSQLRRLRESRGITREAAGYSIRASESKISRLELGRVSFKARDVEDLLTLYGVTDGAERESLLGLVREANVAGWWHSYGDVLPGWFQTYVGLEGAASLIRIYEVQFVHGLLQTEAYAQAVVSRGMPGAGRAEIDRRVALRLERQKVLVSENAPVFHAVLDEAALRRPYGDRDVMRGQLEHLIEISQRPNVHLQVMPFSFGGHAGESGAFTLLRFPESDLQDVVYLEQLTSALYLDKDEEVGQYERAMLRLQKDCPDPGQTRDLLRGLLQLS, from the coding sequence ATGCGTTTCCGTACGTATCCATCCACCGCATGGGGAGGGGCAGGACTCGTGACCGCAGAAGCCAGTGGTTCTGTGGTGCGCCGCATCCTCCTGGGCTCCCAGCTCAGGCGACTCCGAGAATCCCGCGGCATCACCCGTGAGGCGGCCGGTTACTCGATCCGCGCATCCGAATCGAAGATCAGCCGCTTGGAGTTGGGAAGGGTGAGCTTCAAGGCAAGAGACGTCGAGGACCTCCTCACGCTCTACGGAGTCACGGACGGCGCGGAGCGGGAGTCCCTCCTGGGGCTCGTCCGCGAGGCCAACGTGGCCGGCTGGTGGCACAGCTACGGCGATGTCCTGCCGGGCTGGTTCCAGACGTACGTGGGCCTGGAAGGCGCCGCCTCCCTCATCCGCATCTACGAAGTGCAGTTCGTGCACGGCCTGTTGCAGACCGAGGCCTACGCCCAGGCCGTCGTCAGCCGCGGCATGCCGGGCGCCGGCCGCGCCGAGATCGACCGCCGGGTCGCGCTGCGCCTGGAGCGCCAGAAGGTGCTGGTCTCCGAGAACGCCCCCGTCTTCCACGCCGTCCTCGACGAGGCCGCGCTGCGCCGTCCGTACGGCGACCGGGACGTGATGCGCGGTCAGCTGGAGCACCTCATCGAGATCTCCCAGCGGCCGAACGTGCACCTGCAGGTCATGCCCTTCTCCTTCGGCGGTCACGCCGGCGAGAGCGGCGCGTTCACCCTGCTGCGCTTCCCCGAGTCCGACCTCCAGGACGTGGTCTATCTGGAACAGCTCACCAGCGCCCTCTACCTCGACAAAGACGAGGAAGTGGGTCAGTACGAGCGGGCGATGCTGCGCCTCCAGAAGGACTGCCCCGACCCCGGCCAGACCCGCGACCTCTTGCGTGGTCTGCTCCAACTGTCTTGA
- a CDS encoding bifunctional 3'-5' exonuclease/DNA polymerase has protein sequence MSDRIPRWALAEDGDGRWHAMPLDDPTGGGRITTTDPAEAIRAAPTGTRWVWRSTQAVYPRLLAAGTRVERCHDIEDAELLLLAHEGRLGEPRSAAAAWARLTNAPVPPDPPQRAAEPGSQHSLFDPQPAPVPLDALVAVHADQAKRQGATAHPDRMRLLVASESAAFLVAAEMNRAGLPWRADVHRALLTELLGERYAGRGQPRRLAELADEVSAAFGRRVRPELAADVIKAFAEAGIKLKSTRRWEIQDLEHPAVEPLIAFKKLYRIYTAHGWSWLADWVHDGRFRPEFIPGGTYTGRWVTNGGGALQIPKVIRRAVVADPGWRLVVADADQMEPRVLAAISRDPAFMEVAGRPEDLYTSISRQGFSGDRDMAKIAVLGAVYGQTSGDGLKNLAALRRRFPRAVAYVDDAAKAGEEGRLVRTWLGRTCPPPADPEDAEELPDGYVPSYASTDARARGRFTRNFVVQGSAADWALLLLAALRRSLAEAGMRAELVFFQHDEVIVHCPEEEAPAVVAAIREAGDLAGRITFGETPVRFPFTAAVVECYADAK, from the coding sequence ATGAGCGACCGCATCCCCCGGTGGGCCCTCGCCGAGGACGGCGACGGCCGCTGGCATGCCATGCCACTGGACGACCCCACCGGCGGTGGCCGGATCACCACCACCGACCCCGCGGAAGCGATCCGCGCAGCCCCCACCGGCACCCGCTGGGTCTGGCGCTCCACGCAGGCGGTCTACCCCCGACTCCTCGCCGCCGGCACCCGCGTCGAGCGCTGCCACGACATCGAGGACGCCGAGCTGCTCCTGCTCGCCCACGAGGGCCGCCTCGGCGAACCCCGCTCGGCGGCCGCCGCCTGGGCCCGCCTGACGAACGCACCCGTACCGCCCGATCCCCCGCAGCGCGCGGCGGAACCCGGCAGCCAGCACTCCCTCTTCGACCCCCAGCCCGCCCCCGTCCCGCTCGACGCCCTCGTCGCCGTCCACGCCGACCAGGCGAAACGGCAGGGCGCCACCGCCCACCCCGACCGGATGCGGCTGCTCGTGGCCTCCGAGTCGGCGGCCTTCCTCGTCGCCGCCGAGATGAACCGCGCGGGCCTGCCCTGGCGGGCCGACGTCCACCGGGCCCTGCTCACCGAGCTGCTCGGCGAGCGGTACGCGGGGCGCGGCCAGCCCCGCCGGCTCGCGGAGCTGGCCGACGAGGTCTCGGCGGCGTTCGGTCGGCGCGTGCGGCCCGAGCTGGCCGCCGACGTCATCAAGGCCTTCGCGGAGGCCGGGATCAAGCTCAAGTCCACCCGGCGCTGGGAGATCCAGGACCTGGAGCACCCGGCCGTGGAGCCCCTCATCGCGTTCAAGAAGCTGTACCGGATCTACACCGCCCACGGCTGGTCCTGGCTGGCGGACTGGGTCCACGACGGCCGTTTCCGCCCCGAGTTCATCCCCGGCGGCACCTACACCGGCCGCTGGGTCACCAACGGCGGCGGGGCCCTGCAGATCCCCAAGGTGATCCGCCGGGCCGTCGTCGCCGACCCCGGCTGGCGGCTCGTGGTGGCCGACGCCGACCAGATGGAGCCCCGGGTGCTCGCCGCGATCTCCCGCGACCCCGCCTTCATGGAGGTGGCCGGCCGCCCCGAGGACCTGTACACCTCCATCTCCCGCCAGGGCTTCTCCGGCGACCGCGACATGGCGAAGATCGCCGTGCTCGGCGCGGTGTACGGGCAGACCTCCGGGGACGGCCTGAAGAACCTGGCCGCGCTGCGCCGCCGCTTCCCCCGGGCCGTGGCCTACGTGGACGACGCCGCGAAGGCGGGCGAGGAGGGGCGGCTCGTACGGACCTGGCTGGGCCGCACCTGTCCGCCGCCGGCCGATCCGGAGGACGCCGAGGAGCTCCCCGACGGCTACGTCCCGAGCTACGCCTCGACCGACGCCCGGGCCCGCGGCCGCTTCACCCGCAACTTCGTCGTGCAGGGCAGCGCCGCGGACTGGGCGCTGCTCCTGCTCGCGGCGCTGCGCCGGTCCCTCGCGGAGGCGGGGATGCGGGCCGAGCTGGTCTTCTTCCAGCACGACGAGGTCATCGTCCACTGCCCCGAGGAGGAGGCGCCGGCCGTGGTCGCGGCGATCCGCGAGGCGGGCGACCTGGCCGGCCGGATCACCTTCGGCGAGACCCCGGTCCGCTTCCCCTTCACCGCGGCCGTCGTGGAGTGCTACGCGGACGCGAAGTGA
- a CDS encoding SigE family RNA polymerase sigma factor translates to MGYGRRDGFREFAMGRSAHLYRSACLLTSGDTHLAEDLVQETLGRMYLLWARVARIDNPAAYAQTVLVRAFLTHQRRRSAGERPVGEFPDAGAPAGGDPALRLTLLEALGRLAPKDRAVLVLRYWEDRSVEETADVMNVSSAAVRTRSSRALTRLREQLGGSLAEFAGR, encoded by the coding sequence ATGGGGTACGGACGCAGAGATGGGTTCCGTGAGTTCGCGATGGGAAGATCGGCGCATCTGTACCGGTCGGCCTGTCTGCTGACGAGCGGCGACACCCACCTCGCGGAGGATCTCGTACAGGAGACCCTCGGGCGGATGTACCTGCTCTGGGCACGCGTCGCCCGGATCGACAATCCGGCGGCGTACGCGCAAACCGTGCTGGTGCGTGCCTTCCTGACGCACCAGCGCCGCCGGTCGGCGGGGGAGCGTCCGGTCGGGGAGTTCCCCGACGCGGGCGCGCCGGCCGGCGGCGATCCCGCGCTGCGGCTGACGCTGCTGGAGGCGCTGGGGCGGCTGGCACCGAAGGACCGGGCGGTCCTGGTGCTGCGGTACTGGGAGGACCGCAGCGTCGAGGAGACCGCCGACGTGATGAACGTCAGCTCGGCGGCCGTACGGACCCGCAGCTCGCGTGCGCTGACCCGGCTGCGGGAGCAACTGGGCGGCTCGCTGGCGGAGTTCGCGGGGCGCTGA
- a CDS encoding NAD(P)H-binding protein yields MLLITGASGGLGSLVAQRLADRPDVRIGTRRPTGPSRVRVDFDAPQTLDFRGVDTLLLISAGYGEDDEVIRRHEAAIAAAERDGVRHVVYTSLTAEGDHLPYALAHRWTERRLAASSSLAWTVLRNGLYAELLAALAAPGPDGRITAPLGRGRLAAVSREDLADVAVRVALDPAAHAGRMYELVGDRPLSGADLAAATGSVYAPATLAEARAALSAPGTAPFQPPMLVGTYSAIAAGFLATPDQGPLRTLLPHPPRPALETYKASLPQQLQPSGT; encoded by the coding sequence ATGCTCTTGATCACCGGCGCTTCGGGCGGCCTCGGCTCCCTGGTCGCACAGCGGCTGGCGGACCGTCCGGACGTCCGCATCGGCACCCGCCGCCCCACCGGCCCCTCCCGGGTCCGCGTCGACTTCGACGCACCGCAGACCCTGGACTTCCGGGGCGTGGACACCCTCCTGCTGATCTCGGCGGGCTACGGGGAGGACGACGAGGTGATCCGCCGTCACGAGGCGGCGATCGCCGCGGCGGAGCGGGACGGGGTCCGCCACGTCGTCTACACGAGCCTCACGGCGGAGGGCGACCACCTCCCGTACGCACTGGCCCACCGCTGGACGGAACGCCGCCTCGCCGCCTCCTCCTCCCTCGCCTGGACGGTCCTGCGCAACGGCCTGTACGCGGAACTCCTGGCCGCCCTGGCGGCCCCCGGCCCCGACGGGCGGATCACCGCCCCGCTGGGCCGGGGCCGGCTGGCCGCGGTCTCCCGCGAGGACCTGGCGGACGTGGCGGTACGGGTCGCCCTCGACCCCGCCGCACACGCGGGCCGGATGTACGAGCTGGTGGGCGACCGGCCCCTGTCGGGCGCCGACCTGGCCGCCGCGACGGGCTCCGTCTACGCCCCGGCCACCCTCGCCGAGGCCCGCGCGGCCCTCTCGGCCCCCGGAACGGCCCCCTTCCAGCCCCCGATGCTGGTCGGCACCTACTCCGCGATCGCCGCCGGCTTCCTCGCCACCCCCGACCAGGGCCCCCTCCGCACCCTCCTGCCCCACCCCCCGCGCCCCGCCCTGGAGACGTACAAGGCGTCCCTCCCGCAGCAACTCCAGCCGTCGGGCACCTGA
- a CDS encoding aldehyde dehydrogenase family protein has product MSIFEDLAHQYIDGAWLAGTGSWDIIDVNPYNGEKLAAITVATVEQVDEAYRAAERAQKEWAATSPYTRRAVLERALRITEEREKEIVEAMIDELGGTRPKAEYEVHLAMEFIREAMQLAVRPEGRILPSPVEGKENRIQRLPVGVVCVISPFNFPFLVTLKSVAPALALGNAVVIKPNQNAPVVGGGVIAKIFEEAGLPAGLLNVLVTDIAEIGDALLTHPVPKVISFAGSDRVGRHVGAVAARHFKRTVLELSGNSALVVLDDADLDYAVDAAVFSRFVYQGQVCMAANRILVDASVAEEFTEKFTTRVRALKTGDPHEADTHIGPLINSFQADALTALVDRAVASGAQALVRGSTRGNLVEPTVLAGLPEDSPLLGQEIFGPVALLVVFDGEDEAVRLTNATPYGLSGAVHTRDVERGVRFARRIETGMIHVNDSTIGDEPLAAFGGEKASGMGRLNGEATIEAFTTQKWISVQHGRTQFPF; this is encoded by the coding sequence ATGTCCATATTCGAGGACCTGGCTCACCAGTACATCGACGGCGCATGGCTGGCCGGGACCGGGTCGTGGGACATCATCGACGTCAACCCGTACAACGGGGAGAAGCTCGCGGCCATCACCGTGGCCACCGTCGAGCAGGTCGACGAGGCCTACCGGGCCGCCGAGCGGGCCCAGAAGGAATGGGCCGCCACCAGCCCGTACACCAGACGAGCCGTCCTGGAACGCGCCCTGCGGATCACCGAGGAGCGCGAGAAGGAGATCGTCGAGGCGATGATCGACGAACTCGGCGGGACCCGTCCCAAGGCCGAGTACGAGGTCCACCTCGCCATGGAGTTCATACGCGAGGCCATGCAGCTGGCCGTCCGGCCCGAGGGCCGCATCCTGCCCTCGCCGGTCGAGGGCAAGGAGAACCGGATCCAGCGCCTGCCCGTCGGGGTCGTCTGCGTGATCAGCCCCTTCAACTTCCCCTTCCTGGTCACCCTGAAGTCGGTCGCCCCGGCCCTGGCCCTCGGCAACGCCGTCGTCATCAAGCCGAACCAGAACGCGCCCGTCGTCGGCGGCGGGGTCATCGCCAAGATCTTCGAGGAGGCGGGCCTGCCGGCCGGCCTGCTCAACGTCCTGGTCACCGACATAGCCGAGATAGGCGACGCGCTCCTGACCCACCCCGTCCCCAAGGTCATCTCCTTCGCCGGCTCCGACCGGGTCGGCCGGCACGTCGGCGCGGTCGCCGCCCGCCACTTCAAGCGGACCGTCCTGGAGCTCAGCGGCAACAGCGCGCTCGTCGTCCTCGACGACGCCGACCTCGACTACGCGGTGGACGCGGCCGTCTTCAGCCGCTTCGTCTACCAGGGCCAGGTCTGCATGGCCGCCAACCGGATCCTGGTCGACGCCTCGGTCGCCGAGGAGTTCACCGAGAAGTTCACCACCCGCGTGCGCGCCCTGAAGACCGGCGACCCGCACGAGGCCGACACCCACATCGGCCCGCTGATCAACTCCTTCCAGGCCGACGCCCTCACCGCCCTCGTCGACCGCGCCGTCGCCTCCGGCGCGCAGGCGCTCGTACGGGGCTCCACGCGCGGCAACCTCGTCGAGCCCACCGTGCTCGCCGGGCTCCCCGAGGACTCCCCGCTGCTCGGCCAGGAGATCTTCGGCCCCGTCGCCCTCCTCGTGGTCTTCGACGGCGAGGACGAGGCCGTCCGCCTCACCAACGCGACCCCGTACGGACTCAGCGGCGCCGTCCACACCCGGGACGTGGAGCGCGGGGTCCGCTTCGCCCGGCGCATCGAGACCGGGATGATCCACGTCAACGACTCCACCATCGGCGACGAGCCGCTCGCGGCGTTCGGCGGGGAGAAGGCCTCCGGCATGGGCCGCCTCAACGGCGAGGCCACCATCGAGGCCTTCACCACCCAGAAATGGATCTCGGTCCAGCACGGCCGGACGCAGTTCCCGTTCTAG
- a CDS encoding DUF397 domain-containing protein → MDHAYNGMAAAELDGVTWQKSRHSNSQGSCVEFAKLPGGDVAMRNSRFPDGPALVYTPAEIEALLLGVKDGEFDHLIG, encoded by the coding sequence GTGGACCACGCGTACAACGGGATGGCAGCTGCAGAGCTTGACGGGGTGACCTGGCAGAAGAGCAGACACAGCAACTCGCAAGGTTCCTGTGTGGAGTTCGCGAAACTGCCCGGAGGCGACGTTGCCATGCGCAACTCGCGGTTTCCGGACGGACCGGCACTCGTGTACACGCCGGCCGAGATAGAAGCGCTGCTGCTGGGTGTCAAGGACGGCGAGTTCGACCACCTGATCGGCTGA
- the tatA gene encoding Sec-independent protein translocase subunit TatA produces the protein MLRNALEPWHVAIIVLVCLMVFGSKKLPEMARGLGRSARILKAEARALREEEPAAPAPAER, from the coding sequence ATGCTCAGGAACGCCCTGGAACCCTGGCACGTCGCCATCATCGTGCTCGTCTGCCTGATGGTGTTCGGCTCGAAGAAGCTGCCCGAGATGGCCCGCGGCCTGGGCAGGTCCGCCCGCATCCTGAAGGCGGAGGCCCGTGCGCTGCGCGAGGAGGAGCCCGCCGCACCGGCTCCCGCCGAGCGCTGA
- a CDS encoding FUSC family protein, whose protein sequence is MSWVRALKDTARAGLTVERTRLQPLVALRAAAGLAIVIGVSLALLGPGSAASSAFGAYMAAIATFQKSWRPRPVLALSAGLTLAVSTFIGYLVGSSHTLAFMLLLAVWSFAAGLMWAAGPTAGIIASGNVAIMLVTVTLPTSVPQAAGHAAMIAAGGVVQALLIVLFPIRRWGAQRDALADALAAEADYARRLRQDPVASFDPQPLMKARDAATVTVRQARRRPAELHGARGLAERIRPVLALLADPAVGAPAEGPARDRVRELLAAAGSVLDAAASAIRHGETVRLPAPALAVLKAPDTADLFQGPALRAARRLAALLDDVLDTAEPGSGRTADPGESMLRPTLPALAPMVLAAVRAELRPGSPILRHAVRVTAVACAGYGIGHALPFGHAYWAPMASVMVMRPDFTPTYTRAVARFGGTLVGVALATAVVQLAHPGMYVSGLLAVVSAGLMYTFMRTGYAVSMVFVSAYVVFLLGMGGLRWDQTVPDRVMLTLVGGVLAMISYAVYPAWETPRLRTRLADWVAANGRYAATVLGQYADPAGARRDEVRSALLAVRDARVAWQEAVDRAAGEPVRHRGISGAAAEDAGRALAAMGRHAMLLEAHFPDRSRPPVPGAAELARALREATEAGAKAVRERRVPDWEGVRAALADGDTPDPGVLRGAARQLLDSLEEVSEALRTPPRPDSGEGRHP, encoded by the coding sequence ATGAGCTGGGTCCGGGCACTGAAGGACACCGCCCGGGCCGGGCTGACGGTCGAGCGGACCCGGCTCCAACCCCTCGTCGCGCTCCGCGCCGCCGCGGGCCTCGCGATCGTCATCGGCGTGAGCCTCGCCCTCCTCGGGCCCGGCTCCGCCGCCAGTTCCGCCTTCGGCGCCTACATGGCGGCCATCGCCACCTTCCAGAAGAGCTGGCGGCCCCGGCCCGTGCTCGCGCTCTCCGCCGGGCTGACCCTGGCCGTGTCCACCTTCATCGGCTACCTCGTCGGGTCCTCGCACACCCTGGCCTTCATGCTGCTGCTCGCCGTGTGGAGCTTCGCGGCGGGCCTGATGTGGGCGGCCGGCCCCACCGCGGGCATCATCGCCTCCGGGAACGTCGCGATCATGCTGGTCACCGTCACCCTGCCCACCTCCGTGCCCCAGGCCGCCGGGCACGCCGCGATGATCGCCGCCGGCGGGGTGGTGCAGGCCCTGCTGATCGTGCTCTTCCCGATCCGGCGGTGGGGCGCCCAGCGCGACGCCCTGGCCGACGCCCTCGCCGCCGAGGCCGACTACGCGCGCCGCCTGCGCCAGGACCCGGTCGCCTCCTTCGACCCGCAGCCGCTGATGAAGGCGCGGGACGCCGCGACCGTGACGGTGCGCCAGGCCCGCCGCCGCCCCGCCGAGCTGCACGGCGCGCGGGGGCTCGCGGAGCGGATCCGGCCGGTGCTGGCCCTGCTGGCCGACCCGGCGGTCGGGGCCCCGGCCGAGGGCCCGGCGCGGGACCGGGTCCGGGAACTGCTCGCCGCGGCCGGGTCGGTGCTGGACGCCGCCGCGTCCGCGATCCGGCACGGGGAAACGGTGCGGCTGCCCGCGCCGGCCCTCGCGGTGCTCAAGGCCCCCGACACCGCCGATCTGTTCCAGGGTCCCGCGCTGCGCGCCGCGCGCAGGCTCGCCGCCCTGCTGGACGACGTACTCGACACGGCCGAGCCGGGATCGGGGCGCACCGCCGATCCCGGGGAGTCGATGCTGCGGCCCACCCTGCCGGCGCTCGCGCCGATGGTGCTGGCCGCCGTACGGGCGGAGCTGCGTCCCGGGTCGCCGATCCTGCGGCACGCCGTGCGGGTCACCGCCGTCGCCTGCGCGGGCTACGGCATCGGCCACGCGCTGCCGTTCGGCCACGCCTACTGGGCCCCGATGGCCTCCGTCATGGTCATGCGGCCCGATTTCACGCCGACCTACACCCGCGCCGTCGCCCGCTTCGGCGGCACCCTGGTCGGGGTCGCCCTCGCGACGGCCGTCGTCCAGCTCGCGCACCCGGGGATGTACGTGTCCGGGCTGCTCGCCGTCGTCAGTGCGGGGCTGATGTACACGTTCATGCGCACCGGGTACGCCGTCTCGATGGTCTTCGTCTCCGCCTACGTGGTCTTCCTGCTCGGCATGGGCGGCCTGCGCTGGGACCAGACCGTGCCGGACCGCGTCATGCTCACCCTGGTCGGCGGGGTCCTCGCGATGATCTCCTACGCCGTCTACCCGGCCTGGGAGACCCCGCGACTGCGGACCCGGCTGGCCGACTGGGTGGCGGCCAACGGCCGGTACGCGGCGACCGTGCTCGGGCAGTACGCGGACCCGGCCGGAGCACGCCGCGACGAGGTGCGCAGCGCCCTGCTGGCGGTGCGCGACGCCCGGGTCGCCTGGCAGGAGGCGGTGGACCGGGCCGCGGGGGAGCCGGTGCGTCACCGGGGGATCTCCGGGGCGGCCGCCGAGGACGCGGGCCGGGCCCTGGCTGCGATGGGCCGCCACGCGATGCTGCTGGAGGCGCACTTCCCGGACCGGTCCCGGCCCCCGGTGCCGGGCGCGGCCGAGCTGGCCCGGGCGCTGCGCGAGGCGACGGAGGCGGGCGCGAAGGCGGTACGGGAGCGGCGGGTGCCCGACTGGGAGGGGGTCCGCGCGGCGCTGGCCGACGGGGACACCCCCGATCCGGGCGTGCTGCGCGGGGCGGCGCGGCAGCTGCTGGACTCCCTGGAGGAGGTTTCCGAGGCCCTGCGCACCCCGCCCCGTCCGGACTCCGGGGAAGGACGTCACCCTTAG
- a CDS encoding DUF2786 domain-containing protein → MRDIVDRACEAALYNQDDAGLDAGASVLVAEGDRWGGVGQALLARGEEYLRQAWERGWRPADVLRLVRRDLEQAHLRIAEDLIAAEARRYARLPERWTDAEVWWGDDTAYGERLVQRERTDRFSLAGTVLEVFRLLIRLPSIEPVGPLPGDPADVLEHAHIEPRMLGRIRALLAKAEATTFPEEAEALSAKAQELMARHTVDAALLAVKSGTTQIPGACRIGVEAPYEEAKAVLLDAVASANRCRSVWNSAYEFSTVVGFESDLEAVELLYTSLLVQGTAAMTRAEAGQRAGGRKRTKTFRQSFLLAYASRLGQRLAETAEHTVADTVAEAPDNLPALVARDVAVTSRAEEMFPRTTTTRLRGATDLAGWEDGTAAADRAHMADGRRASLRQ, encoded by the coding sequence GTGAGAGACATCGTCGACCGGGCCTGCGAGGCCGCGCTGTACAACCAGGACGACGCCGGGCTGGACGCCGGGGCGTCGGTGCTCGTCGCCGAGGGGGACCGCTGGGGCGGTGTCGGACAGGCGCTGCTCGCGCGCGGTGAGGAGTACCTGCGCCAGGCCTGGGAGCGCGGGTGGCGGCCGGCCGACGTGCTGCGGCTCGTACGCCGGGACCTGGAGCAGGCGCACCTGCGGATCGCCGAGGACCTGATCGCCGCCGAGGCCCGGCGCTACGCGCGGCTGCCCGAGCGGTGGACCGACGCCGAGGTGTGGTGGGGGGACGACACCGCGTACGGGGAACGACTGGTCCAGCGGGAGCGCACCGACCGCTTCAGCCTGGCCGGGACCGTCCTGGAAGTGTTCCGGCTGTTGATCCGGCTGCCCTCGATCGAGCCGGTCGGGCCGCTGCCGGGGGACCCGGCCGACGTGCTCGAACACGCGCACATCGAGCCGCGCATGCTCGGCCGGATCCGGGCGCTGCTCGCGAAGGCCGAGGCGACCACCTTCCCGGAGGAGGCGGAGGCGCTCAGCGCCAAGGCGCAGGAGCTCATGGCCCGGCACACCGTGGACGCGGCCCTGCTCGCCGTGAAGTCCGGCACGACGCAGATACCCGGGGCCTGCCGGATCGGCGTCGAGGCCCCGTACGAGGAGGCCAAGGCGGTGCTGCTCGACGCGGTGGCGAGCGCGAACCGGTGCCGGTCCGTGTGGAACAGCGCCTACGAGTTCTCCACCGTCGTCGGCTTCGAGAGCGACCTGGAGGCGGTGGAACTGCTGTACACCTCCCTGCTCGTCCAGGGCACCGCCGCGATGACCCGTGCGGAGGCCGGGCAGCGGGCGGGCGGGCGCAAGCGCACCAAGACCTTCCGGCAGTCCTTCCTCCTGGCCTACGCGAGCCGGCTCGGCCAGCGTCTCGCGGAGACGGCCGAGCACACGGTGGCCGACACCGTGGCCGAGGCCCCCGACAACCTCCCGGCCCTGGTCGCCCGGGACGTGGCGGTCACCTCGCGGGCGGAGGAGATGTTCCCCCGGACCACGACGACGCGGCTGCGCGGAGCGACGGACCTCGCGGGCTGGGAGGACGGCACGGCGGCGGCCGACCGCGCCCACATGGCCGACGGGCGTCGCGCCTCCCTGCGGCAGTAG